The Rhodothermaceae bacterium genome contains the following window.
TTCCACCGCCAATGAAAATGTCAGTTAGACGATCACCATTAATGTCTCCACTTGCAATAGCGGGTCCCTCCTGGGCTAGGTCACGAGGCAAAAGTGGTTGTTGGTCCCAGTCCGAATAATCATCTTCTCTATGCTGATAATTGAGGCCTGAGGACAAATCAACTGCAATAAACTCTTTCCCAGGAAGAGATTCGGTGATGCTCTCCTGATATGCTTCACTGTATTTCACCTGAATGGCCTGCCGAGTGGCAATTTTTTCCAGTCGCTGAAATCGGCCATCAGGCCAGTAAATCTCTACATCAACCTCGTCCCATTCTCCCGTTCCAAAAAACAGGGCCGGCTCAAGAGATGAAAGGTAGCCACGGACAAAAAAAGCTTCTTGCATAATGGATTTCTCCTCACCATGAAGTAAGACCTTTGCTCCGATACCGTGCTCGTTTCCCGGTGGACCTTCCAAAGTGATTCGGAGCGTTCCCCCCCTGCCCTGCTCTTCTGCCTCATTCCGATAGAGAAGTACGTCCTGGTTGATATTGCTAATGACAACATCCAAGTCAAGATCACCATCCAGATCAGTCAAGACCATTCCATTTGAATGAGTTGGGAGTTCAAAGCCCCATTCGGTCGTCACATCCTGAAACTGGAGTCCGTCCACTCCTCGGAATACGTAATTGGGGACGCGCGTCGTAGGCATTTGCTCCACCATTTCCAATCCGGACACCGCCTCTCCTAGCATCTGGGCCTGCCTGGACGCGTTCGGCAACGTGGTGGACAGAAAATCTAAATCCGTATAATCACGCAAGTAGCCGTTCGTCACGATCAAATCTTTGAGGAGATCCCGATCCAGGTCGGCAAAAAGCGGTGCCCAACTCCAGTCCGTATTGGAAACCCCCGCCAGTTGCCCAATTTCAACATAATCGGGGCCACGTCTCAAGTGTAGCATATTCCGCATGTACTGCTCATGGAAGCCATCTATCCGCAGTTGGGTATAGAATTCATAATCCTCTGGCCCCTTGAGCACCTTTTGGCGGTAATTATCTTCGGCAAGCATGTCCAGCGTGTAAATATCCGGTTGTAAATCATTATTGATGTCCGCGATATCTGCTCCCATAGACGCATAAGAAGCATGCGTCAGATATGACCGAATGGATTCAGCGAATGTACCATCCTGTTGATTGATATAGAGGTAATCGTCTTCGATATAGTCATTGGATATATAGAGATCTGGCCATAAATCCCCATTAATATCGCTGACAACTACGCTCAAGCCGTAACTCAGTGGATTGCCGAGAATCCCTGCCTCTTCACTAACGTCCGTGAATTTTCCGGCATCGTTTCGAAAGAGTTTGTCTCCCGCAAGTGAGTCACGCTGTGCACGCATATAGTCTACGACGAAGTGAGAATAGCGCCGTATGGAGTGATTCAGGAGATACATATCTAGATCACCATCATTATCATAGTCAAAAAACGTGGCATGATTGGAATAGGAAGGATCATCCAGGCCGTAGGCGGCTGCCTCATCCTTGAAGGTTAGATTACCCTGGTTGATGTAGAGTGAGTTTCGTCTGCGATCTGTTGTTACATTTCCGCTGCGGCAGACATAGATATCCAGGAGTCCATCCCCGTTTACATCCGCCATGGTTACTCCAGTGGTCCAAGTAGGCTCGTGGGTTATTCCGGCCTGCTCAGTAATCTCTTCGAACGACCAATTTCCACGATTCAGATAGAGGCGGTCAGCAGCCATGTTGGCCGTGAAATATAGATCGACTAGCCCGTCCTGATTCAGATCTCCTGCTGCAACCCCCGCCCCATTATAAAAGTATTCATACTCTAGTACATTGAATGCATCCTGCTCAACAATTCCATTTTCAAAGGATATACCGGTATGTTCCATCCGCGTAAATAGCGGACGCTCCCGGGTACAACCCGTGAGGATAGTCAAACCCAAAACAGTTCCGATGCAGAGCCAACGACCTATCGGCATACACTTGCCTTATTTTAAGATCTCCAACACCATCAAACGATAATGAGGCGGGTTTTTTCCATTCTCTGGATTCAATGCCTGATCGTATTCTCTGTTTTCGCTCAGGAAGCAGACATTGCACGAATTTTTACGGAGCAAGACTTTTCCTCTTATTCAGAAGCTTCGGCCTCTTACCTCGAGTGGCTCAAGCAGGCGGCAGATCCAAACGTGGGTGATCCGGAACAGCTTGCGTGGCATCTGCGCTGGATCGCAATGATTACACCGGAGGAATCAGTTGTCCATAAATCCGCGCAATCGCTCATCGGTGGAAAAGGGACACGTGAGGACTCGGAAACTATTATCAACTGGTGGCACCGCCAGGACCCGTTACCCGCTACGTATCACAATGAACGGATAGAAGAGCATCTGTATCGGGTTTACCACGCAAAACAGCACTATGCTGCTCGTAGAGATTCATTGGGAGTGGATGATCGAGGGCGAATTTTTGTGCGATTCGGTCGACCTTGGCGCCAAGCAGCGATCAACCTTGAAGATCCAAGGCTTCAGGTTTTACCACTGGAATATCGCCTCCCCCGGAATGAGATATGGGTGTACCGTGGCATTCACGATGACGCGCACTATCTTTTTGTACAGCTGTCTCGTCGAAGACCATACCGGATTGATACGCCTGAATCTCTGATTCCCCCCAACCTCCGGGGAACCCGGAGAAGGGTTGGACTCCTCCTTGCCTGGATGGAGGATATATTCGGGCAATTAGCCATGGAACATGACCACTATGGCGCAATCTATGACGCGATCGTAAACTATACAACATTACCCACATCCGTCCCCCTAAGGCCCTATGAATTCTCTCAGTGGGCGATCCAGGATACCCGAACCAGAGATGATCAACATCAGCTGCGTCGTGCGAAATCCGTTCCCCCCAGCGTAACCAATGTGTACGGCAATGCCATAGAACTGACTCCTCAACTAAGGTTCAGTCGATTTTTGGAGCGAGACGGCTCAACCCGGCTGGAGGCATATTGGGGTATTGACGTGAGCAAACTCCGCCCAAGTCGAAGTATGACTCGCCGTTTACAGCAGCTGCAGCAAAGGGTATCGTCTGATTTTATACTGAGTGTCGGCTTAACAAAGCATGGACCTGAATACGAGCCTCAAAATATTCAGCTCCGGCGATACCACCTGCCACAAGGAAGAGACTCAGAACAACGAATTTACTCCTGGATTACCCGTGATTTCTCCACATCTCCCATCACGATGCAGTGGTCTCTGCATTGGACGGTTCCGGATTCGATACCTCCACAACCGGCTGCTGCCTGGGCAATCGGGGTTGCTACGGTAGATACACTGGAATCGCTAAAAGGAGACGGTGTCTCATTGGAACTCAGCGACCTGAAGCCGCTCCGGTTGGAGTCTGCAGATACGTTTGACGGTGCAGTTCCCTACGTCGGTCGTGAGATCCGACCAGATACTCCCTTTGCTCTTTACTTTGAAGCCTATTTTCTGCGATTCAACGAGGAAGATCGGACTCGCTATACGGTTGCATATTCGTTGAGTGGCGAGGACGTAGACCCGATAACAACCTCTTTTGATTATGAGGGGAATGCGGCAACCGTTCGAGAATTTATGGTTATTGATATCGGAGAGTGGAGGGTGCCAGGGCCGCTGACCCTCACGCTAACAGTTACGGACCAGGTTGCAGGCACGACAAAGTCCAGATCTATCGGCTTTGACTATGAGGAGTAATCCCAGGATTGTCAGGCTTCTGTATGATATTCGACCTTGCCAGATTACAACGCACGGGTTGCGGGGCATAATAAAACGGGGGCATCCACAAATGCAGATGCCCCCGTTTGTTTGAGTGCTCAGGACTCAATTATTTGTCCCACCAGACACGTGTGGTTAACTCATCTGGTCCCTGGGCAGAAACTGCTGCAGAATAATTCTGCGGATTGGCTACTGCCTCATTCTCCCTGTAGCGTAAACGGCGAGGAATCGTACCGCCAGTTACATTACCAGGATAATTGACGGGAGTCAGTTCGGGATAACCGGTCCGTCTCCAGTTGGCGAAAGCTTCGTACTCGTTGAGTAATACGGCAGCCCAAAGCTGTGTGTTAATCATCTCCATGCCATTTGCAGCATCGTAGGGATTCGCAGCCAAGTAAGCGTCAATATCATCGCTTGAAATCGCCGCAGCCGCACCATACATCGCAAGGTATTCCATTGCGGCGCGGACACCGTTCGCATAATGAGTCGCAGCATCTCCACTATGCCAGCCACGCAGTGCAGCTTCGGCTTTGAGAAGCTCCACTTCGGCGTAGGTCATAAAGAACATTGGATCATCTTGCCCCTTGATCACATCATTAGGGACAAGGTATACATCCATCCCACACGGCTCGGCTCCGGAATCACAACTTACCCAACTGGAATGGTTTTCAATTCCATGGTCAGCGTCTGATCCACCCGCAATCCGGCCATTCGGCATCCCAATTGGATCGGATCCAGCTACAGGGGTTTGTCCATATACATACAGGCGTGGGTCATTATGCTCGACCATCCAGTTCGCGAAGAATTCGCTGATCCGAGGACTCCTGTCAGCAAGGAATACTAAGCCGTTTCCATTCCTCCAGCCGGAAGGGTCATTATGGGGAACATAGGCAATGTCATCATTGCTTTCCATCGTTCCACCGGCAATGGCCTTCTGGACCCAACTCTGCGCTGCACCGGCATCAACTTTAACTAGGCGCATACCCAATCGAAGCATCAAGGAATTGGCCAACCGCTTCCATTTCTCTACATCTCCCTGATACAGTAGATCGCCACCACCAAAGGACGGGCTACCTGCGCTTAATCCCGCAGCAGCCGCCTCAAGTTTTGCCAACATATCCGGGTAGATCGTTGACTGCGCATCATATTTCGGTTGGGTAACCCCTTCAATGAACCCCTTACCTGCCTCAGAATATGGAATGTCTCCATAAAGGTCGGTGAGTCGGTGATACATGATCACACGCACAATCTGTGTGATATGATGCATGTTTGCCATTTCCGGGTCTTCAGCAGTTTGCAAAAGGAGGTCCTCAATATTCTTGGCGATGTTGGGGTAATACCGATCCCACATCGCAGCAGAATAGGAGGCAATATATCCATACTTGTCACCTGCCCAATAACCAGGCAAGGTGGCAAAATGCTGAATCATTACGGAGCTGTAAATCAGATTGGTACGCCAATTTTCGTAGCGCTCACCGCTTATCCGCAATTGGATATTGGTCAGCTTAAAGTTTGGGTCAATCTGAGAAGCTTGCGTCGGATTTACATTCATCTCTTCAAAACCTGAGTCACAGGAGGCAATCAGGAGAGACAAACACAAAGCAGCCGCTATCGAAAGTCTATTCAATTTTGTCATAGTATTTGAGTTTTTCAAGTGATTAGGGCTACAAACGGACATTGAGATTGATGCCAATGCTTCGCGTTTGCGGCACCCCTGAGTGCTCAAGTCCAATCCCACGGTTCGTGCTGTTATACAGGGATTCTGGATCAAGATTGTCTACGTTGCTGTACAGCAACAAAAGGTTTCTGGCAACGAGAGAAACCGATGCAAATTTGACCGGAGTGCGGACAAACAGGCGTGATGGCAGATTGTAGCTGACCGACAATTCCCGTAGCTTCACGAAACTAGCATCGTAGACGAACTCCTCGCCGATCGTTCCGCCACCAATTCTTTGAAAGTAATCTTGTGGATCGACCTGAACCGTATTTGGCTGACCGTCTTGATTGACGCCATCCCCGACGATATAGCCCACATCACGACCTTCCAAGGTATTCTTATGAAGTCCGTTGGCATAGCCTGCACTGTTAGTAACGGAGAAGATCTCTCCACCAAAGCGCATGTCGAAAAGCATGTTTAGCGAGAGATTCCGCCAGCGCAATGCACTCCGAATGCCACCACTCAGATCGGGGGTGCCATTGCCGAGCACACACAGACTGGAGGTCCGCATCGGTAGCCCGTCTGCATCGTGTACAATTGGACCGGTTGCATCACAATCGGTAGCGTCTTCGCCGGTTGGTACGTTCTGGCGAAGATATTTGCGTCCTTTGATTGATCCGTAGGGTTCCCCGACATCAGCGGTCACAAAATTACCTCTGTGCCGACTTTCGCCGAGACTCAGTGAAGTTTGGCCCTCTACGAGCTCCACAACTTCATTCTGGTTACGTGCAAGGTTGAAATCCACATCCAAGCGCCAGTCTCCCTGGCGGACAGGAGTCGTTGTAATCAGCAATTCAACTCCCTTGTTGGAAATTTCACCTGCATTAATCACCTGGGCGCCAAATCCTGATGCACTTGAAATCGTCGTAGACAGAATCTGATTTGTCGCACTCTCCGTGTAGTAGGTAAAGTCTATACCGAAACGGTTCTGCAGAAAGCGTATGTCAAAACCTCCCTCAATCCCTACGGTTTTCGAGGGTTTTAGGCTGGCCAAGGGGATACTTCCTTGTGCAATATTCCCGCGAGGTTGGCCAAGATGGCTGCCACTTAACCCGTAGGTTAATGCCAGCTGATAGGGGGATGTATCCCCACCAACCTCAGCCCATGAGGCACGGAGTTTTGCAAAACTGACCCAACTGGGCATATCAATCGCATCCGTCAACACAAGACTAGCACTGACAGAAGGATAGAAATAGCTGTTGTTCTCCAGTGGAAGTGTAGACGACCAGTCATTACGGCCCGTCAGCGTCAGGTAGAAAAAATCGTTATAGGACAATTCTGCTGATCCATACAACGAGTTAATCTGTTTCTCATTATAGCCGTAGCCATGTGATCGGGTATTTTGGTTCGTAACGACCTCTAGTCCCGGCACGTTAAACCCTCCCCCACCGCTCAGCGATAGAGTCTCTCTCTCCCGGTAGAGTATATTCCCGCCTGCGGTTGCCTGGAGTCCAATTGAACTGGTCAGGTTGCGATTGACGGTCAGGAGGAAGTCCGTATTAATCTCGGTAATCCGATACTCGGTCTCTCCTTGGCCGCCCAGTGGGCTATACGCGGTTCCCCATGGGGTAATCCCTGTCCGACGTGTCGTATAGGTATCACCTCCAAAACGCCCGGTTAAATGTATGCCTTCGGCAAATTTGTAGCCTAGGGAAACAAACCCGATGGCACGTAGATCTTCATCCTGATTCGTGAACTGATGAGCGGCCCAGTAAGGGTTCTGCTGGTAGATATTCCCGAACAGGCCTCGATGCAGTTCGCGGCCATCTACGTCAGTCCCATACTCCGTGCAGCTTTCATCTTCAGGGGGACACCGCATGGTTTCTACATCCACATTCGGTGCCAGCTGATAGACGGAATAATTTGCATTCCCAGGCGAGTCACTCAACCTTGGGCGATTATTTACAAACTCCCGGATCAGGTTGATCTTTGCATCTGCGCTCAGACGTGAGCC
Protein-coding sequences here:
- a CDS encoding VCBS repeat-containing protein, encoding MPIGRWLCIGTVLGLTILTGCTRERPLFTRMEHTGISFENGIVEQDAFNVLEYEYFYNGAGVAAGDLNQDGLVDLYFTANMAADRLYLNRGNWSFEEITEQAGITHEPTWTTGVTMADVNGDGLLDIYVCRSGNVTTDRRRNSLYINQGNLTFKDEAAAYGLDDPSYSNHATFFDYDNDGDLDMYLLNHSIRRYSHFVVDYMRAQRDSLAGDKLFRNDAGKFTDVSEEAGILGNPLSYGLSVVVSDINGDLWPDLYISNDYIEDDYLYINQQDGTFAESIRSYLTHASYASMGADIADINNDLQPDIYTLDMLAEDNYRQKVLKGPEDYEFYTQLRIDGFHEQYMRNMLHLRRGPDYVEIGQLAGVSNTDWSWAPLFADLDRDLLKDLIVTNGYLRDYTDLDFLSTTLPNASRQAQMLGEAVSGLEMVEQMPTTRVPNYVFRGVDGLQFQDVTTEWGFELPTHSNGMVLTDLDGDLDLDVVISNINQDVLLYRNEAEEQGRGGTLRITLEGPPGNEHGIGAKVLLHGEEKSIMQEAFFVRGYLSSLEPALFFGTGEWDEVDVEIYWPDGRFQRLEKIATRQAIQVKYSEAYQESITESLPGKEFIAVDLSSGLNYQHREDDYSDWDQQPLLPRDLAQEGPAIASGDINGDRLTDIFIGGGRGQAATLFLQQIDRTYTEIELPVFEQHAEYEDVDAILLDLSGDGLLDLYVASGAGPRPEYWQDRLYINTGFGGLVYAPNLLPPMQTVTSSIAPYDIDSDGDTDLFVGGLHLPGQFGRPPRSYVLENTPDGFQDRTVSWAPDLQYPGMITTAVWADVRGDDKMELLIAGHWMPIRAYCISDSGIFEDCSGQLGLTESDGFWNQVIPADLDMDGDTDLIAGNRGLNTQIQASPQYPATLYAGDFDNSGTWETVYSSYVKGIDVPVASRDQIVAQLPDVRIRFPKYSDYAAATTDEIMAGYDPPAIVLKAKNSSSVIFELTDEGIFDPQPLPPSAQFSPVRDALAYDFNDDGNLDIFLVGNDYSNRAEEGRMSSGRGLMLVGDGELGFTDAGSRNFWIRGDTRRIVKIDHRIMVVSNNDQLNVFRMTE
- a CDS encoding GWxTD domain-containing protein, with translation MRRVFSILWIQCLIVFSVFAQEADIARIFTEQDFSSYSEASASYLEWLKQAADPNVGDPEQLAWHLRWIAMITPEESVVHKSAQSLIGGKGTREDSETIINWWHRQDPLPATYHNERIEEHLYRVYHAKQHYAARRDSLGVDDRGRIFVRFGRPWRQAAINLEDPRLQVLPLEYRLPRNEIWVYRGIHDDAHYLFVQLSRRRPYRIDTPESLIPPNLRGTRRRVGLLLAWMEDIFGQLAMEHDHYGAIYDAIVNYTTLPTSVPLRPYEFSQWAIQDTRTRDDQHQLRRAKSVPPSVTNVYGNAIELTPQLRFSRFLERDGSTRLEAYWGIDVSKLRPSRSMTRRLQQLQQRVSSDFILSVGLTKHGPEYEPQNIQLRRYHLPQGRDSEQRIYSWITRDFSTSPITMQWSLHWTVPDSIPPQPAAAWAIGVATVDTLESLKGDGVSLELSDLKPLRLESADTFDGAVPYVGREIRPDTPFALYFEAYFLRFNEEDRTRYTVAYSLSGEDVDPITTSFDYEGNAATVREFMVIDIGEWRVPGPLTLTLTVTDQVAGTTKSRSIGFDYEE
- a CDS encoding SusD/RagB family nutrient-binding outer membrane lipoprotein — translated: MTKLNRLSIAAALCLSLLIASCDSGFEEMNVNPTQASQIDPNFKLTNIQLRISGERYENWRTNLIYSSVMIQHFATLPGYWAGDKYGYIASYSAAMWDRYYPNIAKNIEDLLLQTAEDPEMANMHHITQIVRVIMYHRLTDLYGDIPYSEAGKGFIEGVTQPKYDAQSTIYPDMLAKLEAAAAGLSAGSPSFGGGDLLYQGDVEKWKRLANSLMLRLGMRLVKVDAGAAQSWVQKAIAGGTMESNDDIAYVPHNDPSGWRNGNGLVFLADRSPRISEFFANWMVEHNDPRLYVYGQTPVAGSDPIGMPNGRIAGGSDADHGIENHSSWVSCDSGAEPCGMDVYLVPNDVIKGQDDPMFFMTYAEVELLKAEAALRGWHSGDAATHYANGVRAAMEYLAMYGAAAAISSDDIDAYLAANPYDAANGMEMINTQLWAAVLLNEYEAFANWRRTGYPELTPVNYPGNVTGGTIPRRLRYRENEAVANPQNYSAAVSAQGPDELTTRVWWDK
- a CDS encoding SusC/RagA family TonB-linked outer membrane protein encodes the protein MCSLCILLTSLMSVDKVAHAQDHTVQGTVVSAVDNSPLPGASVVETGTLNGTATDVDGSFSLEVSSPDASISITFIGFVSQTVAVEGRDNITISLEEDTGLLEEVVVTAGGIERRERALGYAVTEVGGEDLREVRENNVANALSGKVAGVVVTKPATGPAGSSRVIIRGASSLGEDSQPLYVVDGVPIDNTTLGSAGMWGGSDGGDGIGSINPDDIEKVTVLKGPSAAALYGTRAKNGVILITTKRASPGLGLGIEFSSNTTFENVLVNTDWQTQYGQGLRGEKPTSVDEALSTVDAAWGPRLDGGQTISWDGTQQPYGLAADPVTSFYNTGLTSTNSIALTTANEVSSLRIGLSHLTNEGISPNSGLSRTSLSVRGSSQFGSRLSADAKINLIREFVNNRPRLSDSPGNANYSVYQLAPNVDVETMRCPPEDESCTEYGTDVDGRELHRGLFGNIYQQNPYWAAHQFTNQDEDLRAIGFVSLGYKFAEGIHLTGRFGGDTYTTRRTGITPWGTAYSPLGGQGETEYRITEINTDFLLTVNRNLTSSIGLQATAGGNILYRERETLSLSGGGGFNVPGLEVVTNQNTRSHGYGYNEKQINSLYGSAELSYNDFFYLTLTGRNDWSSTLPLENNSYFYPSVSASLVLTDAIDMPSWVSFAKLRASWAEVGGDTSPYQLALTYGLSGSHLGQPRGNIAQGSIPLASLKPSKTVGIEGGFDIRFLQNRFGIDFTYYTESATNQILSTTISSASGFGAQVINAGEISNKGVELLITTTPVRQGDWRLDVDFNLARNQNEVVELVEGQTSLSLGESRHRGNFVTADVGEPYGSIKGRKYLRQNVPTGEDATDCDATGPIVHDADGLPMRTSSLCVLGNGTPDLSGGIRSALRWRNLSLNMLFDMRFGGEIFSVTNSAGYANGLHKNTLEGRDVGYIVGDGVNQDGQPNTVQVDPQDYFQRIGGGTIGEEFVYDASFVKLRELSVSYNLPSRLFVRTPVKFASVSLVARNLLLLYSNVDNLDPESLYNSTNRGIGLEHSGVPQTRSIGINLNVRL